Below is a window of Lepidochelys kempii isolate rLepKem1 chromosome 14, rLepKem1.hap2, whole genome shotgun sequence DNA.
GCCGTCTCATGCCGAGACTGCAGGACAGGGCGTTCAAATCTCTCCTTCCTTGGCATGGGGAAGGAGGGGCACTGGAGACCACCTCACAAGGGCTCATCCCCCATATATGCAGGGCCGCAAGAAGCCAGCCTGTACCAGAGACATCTAGATAGAGGGTGCAAAAAGGAGACTGGGGGGGAGAACCCTCTGAACCCTTTCTCCTTATCTGGATTAGTGAGGCCAGTGATAGAGAGGAAGGAGCTTCACCAGCCAGATTTGCAGCCTCAGGTCAGCTCAAGCAAAGATTCATCTGGCTTGCATTCAATTTTCAGAATCTATttttttagatttcagagtaacagccgtgttagtctgtattcgcaaaaagaaaaggagtacttgtggcaccttagcgactaaccaatttatttgagcataagctttcgtgagctacagctcacttcatcggatgcataccgatgaagCAGTAGGGACGGGGGTCCGGGGGAAGGGCTGCGAGTTAAAATCCGAAATCAATATTTCAGTGGAGCAGCACGAAgcagcatcccccccccccgcccccagaagcAACCAGCCTGTCATACCCCATTAGATcagaggaggtgggaaggagagagatcaAACAGATCTGAGGTTTGGGGCAGGGTGGGATGAGCTGGAGgccacaaagaaaaacaaaactggcTGGCTAGAGGCATTTCTGGGCCAAGTGCGTGAGATCCGCACAGGCCCTGCGCACAGCACTGTATGGGTgtgcctggcctgccagggggtcAGGACAGACACCAGGTTTCGGGCCAACCCCAGcatttgctgctgctgtcacacacacacacaggcaacaGCCACACAACTTCTAGGTGGGGAGCTGCACACACGCCATTCCCACAGGCAGGGCTGCTGGCCCAACGCGTGCGGGGGGAGGTGCCGAGAGCCACGGAACCCGACTGTCCCCCCCTATAACGGGCaccaagccagggggtgctgcagctcccCCAATTCCAGCACCTACCCccacagggccaggcagcaggATCCAACCCAACTTCCCAAAGTCGTACAAGAAAGACAAGCTCCCCGCTCCTAccttgctctcctcctcctcctcctcctcttcttcttcttcctccgcCGCCTCAGCAGCCTGGCGGGGGACGTTCATCTCCTGAGGGTGACCCTGCTGGTCCGCTTTTGCAGTCCTTGCCGCCACCCCCACCGCCTCCTCCTCGGGCCGCGGCTCTTCGTTCTCCGCGGCTCTCTTCGCCTTCCCCTCTTCAGCCCCAATCTCCTCCACCAGGATCCTTCTCCCCTCGTCCTTCGCTCCTTCCTCGCCCTTCTCCCCCCTCGGGATCCCCTCCTCCTTCAGCGcgtctccctccttcccttccccctcgccatccttcctttcctcccccgGCTCGGCTGCCGCGCTGGCCCCTGCCTCCTTGCCCTGGGACCCTTCCCCCTTGGCTGGCTCGGCAGCTTTGTCCCCGTCAGCCGCTCTCAGCTTCACAAAGACCGAAGCCAGGATCACAGCCAGGACCGTGAACAGCAGCGGGACCGCCAGGTACAGATCCACGGCCACATCCATCTCTGGGCAGGAGCCGATTTGCAATGGACCCAAGGGcgttgcttgttttttttttggtctggctCCCCTGCGCGGCTGCTGCCTGGGAACAACTGACCAGCTCTGGTTAATTTCAAGGGGCAGCGCAATCTACCCGCAGCTGTGAGCGAAATCCCGGCTCTGCTAAAGCTGGATAGGGTTTCACAACATACCCAGCAGCAGCGTCACTTCCCAGGGCCCTGCCCTCCGCTGCCTTCCCACCGCGCAGGCAGCCCAAGTTAgcaggttttctctctctccccctttctcctTCAGCGTGTTCTCAGCCCGGGTCCAGCCCCCCCAGAGCACTGAGAACCGGGTTTCCACTCCCCTAGGAAAGGGGTGGGTGATGTTGGGAATGAGCAAGCTAGCCTGATGGAAATGGTCAGCTCTGCGAGAAGCGGGCTGGGTCCAAAAGGCTCTTTCCAGAAAGTTCTGGGGACTCATCGAGATATTAATTTAAATGAGCCTTGTTTAGCCTAGTGTCTGTAGCAGTGTTGAGGCAGCGCCCTCGTCCTCCTCTGTAGGGCACCTGGCACTCAGAGCCTCCCCTGGAGCCCAATCAATTTCAGTGCCTGGGCATCTACTGACTTGGATCTGACTGCAGGATAGGGGGACCTTGTAGTGAATAGTTTACACCTTATTATCCCTTTGTTCAGTAATGGAAGGGCTGCTCTTGGGAAAGGTGGATCTGGAGGTAAGAGGAAGCCAGAGT
It encodes the following:
- the MXRA7 gene encoding matrix-remodeling-associated protein 7 isoform X3, with product MDVAVDLYLAVPLLFTVLAVILASVFVKLRAADGDKAAEPAKGEGSQGKEAGASAAAEPGEERKDGEGEGKEGDALKEEGIPRGEKGEEGAKDEGRRILVEEIGAEEGKAKRAAENEEPRPEEEAVGVAARTAKADQQGHPQEMNVPRQAAEAAEEEEEEEEEEEESKEEDQAWEKERLVVKEPELDDAADEQISFKYSPGKLRGNQYKTMMTKEELEEEQRTEDYMKLSLTSS
- the MXRA7 gene encoding matrix-remodeling-associated protein 7 isoform X1, which translates into the protein MDVAVDLYLAVPLLFTVLAVILASVFVKLRAADGDKAAEPAKGEGSQGKEAGASAAAEPGEERKDGEGEGKEGDALKEEGIPRGEKGEEGAKDEGRRILVEEIGAEEGKAKRAAENEEPRPEEEAVGVAARTAKADQQGHPQEMNVPRQAAEAAEEEEEEEEEEEESKEEDQAWEKERLVVKEPELDDAADEQISFKYSPGKLRGNQYKTMMTKEELEEEQRVQREQLTAIFRLMKENSETFGEMTEGDMKEQLKLYDM
- the MXRA7 gene encoding matrix-remodeling-associated protein 7 isoform X2; the encoded protein is MDVAVDLYLAVPLLFTVLAVILASVFVKLRAADGDKAAEPAKGEGSQGKEAGASAAAEPGEERKDGEGEGKEGDALKEEGIPRGEKGEEGAKDEGRRILVEEIGAEEGKAKRAAENEEPRPEEEAVGVAARTAKADQQGHPQEMNVPRQAAEAAEEEEEEEEEEEESKEEDQAWEKERLVVKEPELDDADEQISFKYSPGKLRGNQYKTMMTKEELEEEQRVQREQLTAIFRLMKENSETFGEMTEGDMKEQLKLYDM
- the MXRA7 gene encoding matrix-remodeling-associated protein 7 isoform X4, yielding MDVAVDLYLAVPLLFTVLAVILASVFVKLRAADGDKAAEPAKGEGSQGKEAGASAAAEPGEERKDGEGEGKEGDALKEEGIPRGEKGEEGAKDEGRRILVEEIGAEEGKAKRAAENEEPRPEEEAVGVAARTAKADQQGHPQEMNVPRQAAEAAEEEEEEEEEEEESKEEDQAWEKERLVVKEPELDDAADEQISFKYSPGKLRGNQYKTMMTKEELEEEQRIELTSDLTSL